One bacterium genomic window, CTTGTCCGCAATCTCGACCGGATCCGTCGTACCCCACCAATTCTTAGAGGCGTCGATCGCACCGACTACGGGGAATGCGCCAGCATCGAGATCGTTGGACCCGTTGTCATGAATGTCATTGCCCTGAATCGTCGGAGTCGGATAGCCACCGGATCCCGCACTCAGCAGGATCCCGGCCGCGGTATTGTTCCTGATCAGGTTCCCGGTAACTGCCGGCGCCGTCGTTCCTTCAATCCGGAGCCCGTAGAATTTCGCTGCCTCGAGGGTATTCCCAGTCACGGACACCACACCGGTCCCCGCCTGCGTGGATGAGTGCTGGATCCAAATTCCGTTTCGATAGTCCTGGATCGTGTTGCCGATCAGACCGGGATTCGCCGCCCCGCCCGCCGGTTCCACCACGTGGATCCCCGAGTTCGTACTTGAGGCGGGCGGGGCGGACAACGTGAGAATGTTGTTGAACAGCTGAGACGTGGAGTCGTTCAGGTAGATTCCTGCCTCCTTGGCATCAAGAACTTGGGAGTCGGAGACGCCCACCGGTGCCTGGTCGATGTGGACTCCGTAGTCCGCGTGCTCGATCAAGGCGTGTCGAATTTGGCTGTTGACGCTCGTTGCCGAGATGTAGATCCCATCCCAATCGCCTGGGGCTGGCGAACTCCCAGCCGATTCCAGATGCACCAGCTGCGATGCGGAGCCCGCGATGTCCAGGGTGCCGTCCACAATGAAGCGCATGCCCGGCAGGAACTGAAGGTGAGCCCCTGCCTCGAGCGTGGCAACCTGGCCGCTCTCCACGAGCAGATCCCCCACCACCATGTGGGTGACGCCAGCCTCGACTGGTTCCACGACCGGTCCGTTCAAGTAGGAGCCTGGCACCACGGTTCCTCCAGCCCAAAAGCTGTCGTTCAGGAACGGTGTCCATTGAACGATGGCTGCAGACGCCGAATCGCTGGAGTCGTGAATGTTACCGGCAATCGTCGCCAGATCGGTGGTTCCCCACCAGTTCCCCGATGCCTGGAGCGGGGCGCCGACGTTTATCACATAGTAGTCCCAGGATGCGTTTCCGAAGAGATCGGACTCGCGAATGATTGGTGCGGGATCAACGGCCTGGCCGGAGCCTCTTTCGACTCGAACGCCAGTGATGCCGTTGTTCGTGATCGCGTTGCCTCCGAAAATATCAGGATTGGATCCGTCCTTGATCAAGATCCCATGATATTCGTGGTCACTAAACGTGCTCGCCTGGACATCCGGCGAGGAGCGAATCAACGTCAGTCCGTGCCGGCAGCGGTAGGCTTCCACGCTGTCGATGGTCACGGTCCCTGCGTCCTTCAGCTCGATGCAGGACCCGATCGGCCAACCTGCCGCGTTGTCGATCAAAGTACCCGCACCCAGATGGCCAGTTCCGCCTGCCTGAAATTGCACGCCGTCCACGAATTGAGTGATCGTGGCGTTGCTGAGCTGGAGGTCACCTCCTGCAACACGGATAGCGGTAGAGGTGTTTCTGATGTCGACCTCCTCGAGGACGGCTTGGCCGTTGACAGTGAGGCCGAGCCAGTCTTGGTGGCCTGGCGGCGCCGCGTCGGAACGGAGGACGACACGTTGCCCGGACACGCCTTGGACTACGAGTCCTCCATCTACGGTGATTGAATACAGGCCGTCGACACGCACCTCGACATCCGGCTGGATCGTGAGAGTCGCGGTGGGGTCGATCGTGAGGTTCGAACCGATGATGTAGGGCCCGGCGTTGCCGGGAGCCTGACCTGGAGTCCACACCGTATCCGTGGTGATCGAGCCCGAAACCGTACGAGACTCGGCGTTCTCGTAGTTGTACGTGACGACTGCAGACGGATCGGAGGTCTGCCCGCCCGAATCGGCGACCGCGTAGACAGAATTGGGTCCGTCAAGGAGGACGATCGAGATCTCGAACGAGCCATCGGCCTGGGCCGTGTCGCTCCCCTGCTCTTCTCCGTTCACGAAGATGCGAACGAGGTCACCTGAATTGGCGAAGCCGGCCGCGGGGTGCGGGTTCTGCGACGTGGGGTCGGAAGGGAGATCGAGCGCGGGCGGGAAGGTGAGCTGGCTCAGATCGATTTCGTAGAGATACGCGTTCTCGGGCCTCGTCCACTCACCGCCATCGTTGGCCGCAACCGTGATCGCGGATCCGTTCTCGAGGCCCGGCAGGATGACGGGACTGTGGACGCTTCCCGTGCCTGTAAGAAGCGTCTGCGGCCGCTCCCACACCACGACGGGCTCAGACCACGGGCCTTCCAGGTTCTCAGCAACGCGAACAGCCAACGCACTATGATTGTCTTCCTGGACGTAGGGAAGAATCAGACTCTGTTCGACACTATAAACGGCAGCCCACCTTGCCTCCTGCGTGTTGTACGCAACGGACGGTGCGCCTGAGTTGTCCCAGAGCGCCGCAGGTGTCGTAGGGGCGGACTGCCAGCCCGAGGCGGTCCAGTATTCGTACGAGCTTGCCTGCGTCACCCCGTTCAGCGGT contains:
- a CDS encoding DUF4185 domain-containing protein, producing MIRFLRFLVIANTLVAGETEIEFAAPFVDGSDVYAFYWRTHTTGPREVGLAKMSGGTPPFVRQTFPNTSTLFGDTYSLFEDGDLQPASGGVVSGSDLYLYGLQLPGGATSHEVFSARVPLNGVTQASSYEYWTASGWQSAPTTPAALWDNSGAPSVAYNTQEARWAAVYSVEQSLILPYVQEDNHSALAVRVAENLEGPWSEPVVVWERPQTLLTGTGSVHSPVILPGLENGSAITVAANDGGEWTRPENAYLYEIDLSQLTFPPALDLPSDPTSQNPHPAAGFANSGDLVRIFVNGEEQGSDTAQADGSFEISIVLLDGPNSVYAVADSGGQTSDPSAVVTYNYENAESRTVSGSITTDTVWTPGQAPGNAGPYIIGSNLTIDPTATLTIQPDVEVRVDGLYSITVDGGLVVQGVSGQRVVLRSDAAPPGHQDWLGLTVNGQAVLEEVDIRNTSTAIRVAGGDLQLSNATITQFVDGVQFQAGGTGHLGAGTLIDNAAGWPIGSCIELKDAGTVTIDSVEAYRCRHGLTLIRSSPDVQASTFSDHEYHGILIKDGSNPDIFGGNAITNNGITGVRVERGSGQAVDPAPIIRESDLFGNASWDYYVINVGAPLQASGNWWGTTDLATIAGNIHDSSDSASAAIVQWTPFLNDSFWAGGTVVPGSYLNGPVVEPVEAGVTHMVVGDLLVESGQVATLEAGAHLQFLPGMRFIVDGTLDIAGSASQLVHLESAGSSPAPGDWDGIYISATSVNSQIRHALIEHADYGVHIDQAPVGVSDSQVLDAKEAGIYLNDSTSQLFNNILTLSAPPASSTNSGIHVVEPAGGAANPGLIGNTIQDYRNGIWIQHSSTQAGTGVVSVTGNTLEAAKFYGLRIEGTTAPAVTGNLIRNNTAAGILLSAGSGGYPTPTIQGNDIHDNGSNDLDAGAFPVVGAIDASKNWWGTTDPVEIADKINDRTDSANRPVVGFTPFLDASILANGQEFQGDYVTGGSLAPGTTFSSGTTYVVTGVIDVPVGETLTVESGATLSFLPDTRLEVAGTLDAQGGLFTSANTPPGQNDWEGIQVLPGSTGSVLDGIIVKWAKDSVDVDGADVDITNSTFQEFGLGGITYRNSATGTISNNTVNQGQQNARGIEVVDSSPTIINNDVLARKIHEEVSFLN